The Verrucomicrobium spinosum DSM 4136 = JCM 18804 genome includes a region encoding these proteins:
- a CDS encoding DEAD/DEAH box helicase: MPFRALGLHENILKAIQEAGYSEPTPIQAAAIPQVVAGHDMIGIAQTGTGKTAAFTLPMLHLLAQLHGQGPLRGIKALILAPTRELVAQIHDNVRAYAKHLPLKVAMIFGGVGERPQIEALRAGTDLVIATPGRLIDLMGQRHGNFNSLEFLVLDEADRMLDMGFLPSIKRIVKALPKKRQTLLFSATLSKEIEALTHEFLNHPKTVQIGKRSNPAESVTQFVYEVPKHLKPALLVHLLKDPAFNMVLVFSRMKHGADRIARHLDRYGIKTVTLHSNRTQNQRLRALADFKSGAARVLVATDIAARGIDVDGISHVVNYDFPMHAEDYVHRIGRTGRAHAVGDAISFISPEDHGPLKSLERFIGRGIVRKRAEGFDYNEAPSAASPDMDRRSDGGGQRGRGGEGRGPRQGGGGQRSGGGGGSAGGQGRGRGQGQGQRDAQGQREGQARRGGR, encoded by the coding sequence ATGCCTTTTCGCGCCCTCGGCCTTCACGAAAATATCCTCAAAGCCATTCAGGAGGCCGGTTACTCTGAGCCAACCCCGATTCAAGCTGCCGCCATCCCGCAGGTGGTGGCGGGTCACGACATGATTGGCATCGCCCAGACCGGTACGGGCAAGACGGCAGCGTTCACGTTGCCCATGCTGCACCTTCTGGCACAGCTTCATGGTCAGGGTCCTCTCAGGGGTATCAAGGCCCTCATTCTGGCTCCCACGCGCGAACTGGTGGCCCAGATTCACGATAACGTGCGTGCCTACGCCAAACATCTGCCTTTGAAAGTGGCGATGATTTTTGGTGGGGTGGGGGAGAGGCCGCAGATCGAGGCGCTCCGTGCCGGGACGGATCTCGTCATCGCCACGCCAGGCCGCCTGATTGATCTCATGGGCCAGCGCCACGGCAATTTCAACTCCCTCGAATTCCTCGTGCTGGATGAGGCGGACCGGATGCTCGACATGGGCTTCCTGCCTTCCATTAAACGCATCGTGAAGGCCCTTCCGAAGAAGCGGCAGACGCTGCTGTTTTCCGCCACCTTGTCCAAAGAGATCGAGGCGCTCACGCATGAGTTCCTGAATCATCCGAAGACCGTGCAGATCGGCAAACGATCCAACCCGGCAGAGAGCGTGACCCAGTTTGTGTACGAGGTGCCAAAGCACCTCAAGCCGGCGTTGTTGGTGCACTTGCTCAAGGATCCAGCATTTAACATGGTGCTTGTCTTCAGCCGCATGAAGCATGGGGCGGACCGCATCGCCCGCCACCTTGACCGGTACGGTATCAAGACAGTCACCCTGCATTCCAATCGTACGCAAAACCAACGTCTGCGTGCGCTGGCGGATTTCAAATCAGGTGCGGCCCGAGTGTTGGTGGCCACGGACATCGCTGCCCGAGGCATTGATGTGGACGGTATTTCCCATGTGGTGAATTATGACTTCCCCATGCATGCGGAAGACTACGTCCACCGCATCGGCCGCACGGGTCGCGCGCATGCCGTGGGTGACGCGATCAGCTTCATCTCGCCAGAGGATCATGGACCCCTGAAGAGTCTTGAGCGTTTCATTGGCCGTGGCATTGTGCGGAAGCGCGCAGAGGGGTTTGACTACAACGAAGCACCTTCCGCTGCATCACCCGACATGGATCGCCGTAGCGATGGTGGTGGCCAGCGTGGTCGCGGTGGCGAAGGTCGTGGCCCCCGTCAAGGTGGTGGGGGGCAGAGAAGCGGTGGTGGTGGCGGCAGCGCGGGCGGCCAAGGTCGTGGCCGTGGGCAAGGTCAGGGGCAGCGCGATGCCCAGGGGCAGCGCGAAGGTCAGGCGCGACGTGGTGGGCGGTGA
- a CDS encoding DUF2917 domain-containing protein, translating into MPSCTGLSQGELRTWGLLAGQTLILVGWKGRAWVTMEGDRVDHVLEPGRSFDFVGPGLLVLQALEAGVVFEWNDGA; encoded by the coding sequence ATGCCTTCTTGCACGGGCCTCTCGCAAGGGGAGCTGCGTACGTGGGGGCTCCTGGCCGGGCAGACGCTGATACTTGTCGGCTGGAAGGGGCGCGCCTGGGTCACCATGGAAGGGGACCGGGTTGACCATGTCCTCGAACCCGGGAGGTCTTTCGACTTTGTCGGCCCGGGTCTCCTGGTGTTGCAGGCACTGGAGGCCGGAGTGGTCTTTGAATGGAACGACGGCGCTTAA
- a CDS encoding PmoA family protein: MRPRFLPLPTALSLSLAISLSLAGGLSAADAAFTIQKTGSGGLVIQHEGKPFAEYVVDQGNKPYLAPVFGPTGKQMTRSYPMKTVDGEQHDHPHHRGICFGLEDTAGFDTWAEKATFEEQLKNPKQAEKAKARLAALGAIKHREYKEIKGGDKSAVVTAVSDILDVNGRKLMEEQHTITFSATADTRVIDFDIDFIASEGPVKLGDKKDSGFSIRVPTSMAVKNGLGTPGGTIINSEGVKDTDAWAKRAKWCDYSGPVEGETLGVAMLNHPSSFRYPTPWHVRDYGLFTANPFGIQSLDKTQADGTVELKKDEHLKLRHRLIFHKGDAKSASIESAWEAYSKEDRK; this comes from the coding sequence ATGCGCCCCAGGTTCCTCCCCTTGCCCACCGCCCTCTCTCTTTCACTCGCCATCTCACTGTCGCTGGCAGGGGGGCTGTCTGCGGCGGATGCCGCATTCACGATTCAAAAGACCGGGTCCGGCGGCCTGGTCATCCAACACGAAGGCAAGCCCTTTGCCGAGTATGTGGTGGATCAGGGAAACAAACCCTACCTCGCCCCGGTCTTCGGCCCTACCGGAAAACAGATGACCCGTTCCTATCCGATGAAAACAGTGGACGGCGAACAGCATGACCACCCCCACCATCGCGGCATCTGCTTCGGCCTCGAGGACACGGCGGGGTTCGACACCTGGGCCGAAAAAGCCACCTTTGAAGAACAGCTCAAAAACCCCAAGCAGGCAGAAAAAGCCAAGGCCCGCCTCGCGGCGCTGGGCGCGATCAAACACCGCGAGTACAAGGAAATCAAAGGCGGCGACAAATCCGCCGTGGTGACCGCGGTAAGCGACATCCTGGATGTGAACGGCAGGAAACTCATGGAAGAGCAACACACCATCACCTTCAGCGCCACGGCCGATACGCGGGTGATCGACTTTGACATTGATTTCATCGCCTCCGAAGGACCGGTGAAACTGGGAGACAAGAAGGACTCAGGCTTCAGCATCCGCGTGCCCACCAGCATGGCGGTGAAGAACGGCCTGGGCACCCCGGGCGGCACCATCATCAATAGTGAAGGCGTCAAAGACACCGACGCGTGGGCGAAGCGTGCGAAATGGTGCGACTACTCCGGACCTGTCGAAGGGGAAACGCTGGGCGTGGCAATGCTCAACCACCCCTCCAGCTTCCGTTATCCCACCCCCTGGCACGTGCGCGACTACGGTCTGTTTACCGCGAACCCATTTGGCATCCAGAGCCTCGACAAAACCCAGGCAGACGGCACGGTAGAACTGAAAAAGGACGAGCACCTCAAGCTCCGTCACCGCCTGATCTTCCACAAAGGTGATGCCAAATCCGCCAGCATTGAGTCCGCATGGGAGGCCTACTCCAAAGAGGATCGCAAGTAG
- a CDS encoding LysR family transcriptional regulator — protein sequence MEFYHLRTFLTVADEGHLTRAAEKLMTSQPAVSAQLRALEDEVGMKLFERTSKGMVLTSAGRSLREQAERIVEAAKDFKCQADALRDTISGELVLGLNNRPEILRLMEILGDLTANHSELRYELLCGSSGVILQGLDEGSISIGFFEGECNHPKIIWHQLDTIELCLAAPVAWAEELAQPDWKKLEAKPWIFVSRMCSYFLAIQSICREQGLSVTPRFRVNEELTVLNLVADGLGLTLTSRSQVEAPGFKDRIVALPHFRAAVPLCIGYPSSKADDPAVMAVRDTVLKVWGKPRKAPLPPIAEAPSGANARRQTASRPRHQQSNRRRS from the coding sequence ATGGAATTTTACCATCTCCGCACCTTTCTCACCGTTGCTGATGAAGGTCATCTCACCCGGGCGGCAGAAAAGCTCATGACCAGTCAGCCGGCGGTGAGTGCACAGTTGCGGGCACTGGAGGATGAGGTGGGTATGAAGCTCTTCGAGCGTACTTCCAAGGGGATGGTGCTGACGTCGGCTGGACGGTCCCTGCGTGAGCAGGCGGAGCGCATTGTAGAGGCGGCCAAGGACTTCAAATGCCAGGCAGATGCCCTCCGGGACACGATCTCCGGCGAGCTGGTGTTGGGACTCAACAATCGACCTGAAATCTTGCGCCTCATGGAGATTTTGGGAGATCTCACCGCGAATCACTCCGAGCTGCGCTACGAGCTTCTGTGCGGCAGCAGTGGCGTGATCCTGCAGGGCTTGGATGAAGGCAGCATCTCCATTGGGTTCTTTGAAGGCGAGTGCAACCATCCCAAGATCATCTGGCACCAGTTGGATACCATTGAACTCTGCCTGGCGGCTCCCGTGGCCTGGGCGGAGGAGCTGGCGCAACCTGACTGGAAAAAGCTGGAGGCCAAGCCGTGGATCTTCGTATCACGGATGTGCTCTTACTTCCTGGCGATCCAGAGCATTTGCCGTGAGCAGGGGCTGAGTGTCACGCCCCGGTTTCGGGTCAATGAAGAGCTGACGGTGCTCAATCTCGTGGCGGACGGACTGGGGCTCACGCTCACGTCCCGTAGTCAGGTGGAGGCCCCGGGTTTCAAAGACCGCATTGTGGCCCTGCCTCATTTCCGGGCGGCGGTGCCGCTCTGCATCGGGTACCCTTCTTCCAAAGCCGACGATCCGGCCGTGATGGCAGTGCGGGATACGGTGCTCAAAGTTTGGGGGAAGCCGCGCAAGGCCCCCTTGCCACCAATTGCTGAGGCTCCCTCTGGGGCCAATGCCCGGCGACAGACTGCCAGTCGGCCTCGTCATCAACAATCCAACCGGAGGCGTTCTTAA
- a CDS encoding Gfo/Idh/MocA family protein, translating into MLPPNPHALSRRSMMARTGLVGAAGLLSNFNILRAQATDDKLIRVGLVGAGGRGSGAADQTLSVGGSNVKLTAIGDAFDDRLQRSLSGLMNKHNDKVDVPVERQFSGLDAYQKVLEHCDLVILATPPGFRPFHFEAAVKAGKHVFMEKPVCVDAYGAKKVLEMAKQADEKNLKVVVGLQRHYQTVYHETLKQLRDGAIGDVISANVYWNGGAIWYRDRMKDMTEMQFQVHNWYHFNWLCGDHICEQHVHNLDVANWFLDALPISASGMGGRAVRKPDHQSEIYDHHAVEFRYPNGIVVNSQCRQITGCANSVTEEFHGTKGILRPGSIVDYKGNTIWRYRGKNDANPYQVEHDELHAAIRGNKPLNNAYYGATSSFTAVLGRYATYTGKEQKWEEALATNHRTMPENPTWDSQPPTLPGPNGNYLAPQPGTYKIV; encoded by the coding sequence ATGCTACCTCCCAATCCTCACGCTCTCTCCCGCCGCAGTATGATGGCCCGCACGGGTCTCGTTGGTGCCGCCGGTCTCCTTTCCAATTTCAACATCCTCCGTGCGCAGGCTACGGACGACAAACTGATCCGTGTCGGCCTGGTGGGCGCTGGTGGGCGCGGCTCCGGCGCTGCGGACCAGACCCTCAGCGTGGGCGGATCTAACGTAAAGCTCACCGCCATTGGCGACGCCTTTGACGACCGTCTCCAGCGCTCCCTGAGCGGGCTGATGAACAAGCACAATGACAAAGTGGACGTGCCGGTGGAGCGCCAGTTCTCCGGTCTGGATGCCTATCAAAAGGTCCTGGAACATTGTGACCTCGTCATTCTGGCCACCCCTCCTGGGTTCCGCCCTTTCCACTTCGAAGCAGCCGTGAAAGCGGGTAAACACGTCTTCATGGAAAAGCCAGTTTGCGTGGATGCGTACGGTGCCAAAAAAGTGCTGGAGATGGCCAAGCAGGCCGATGAAAAGAATCTCAAGGTGGTGGTCGGTCTTCAACGTCACTACCAGACGGTGTATCACGAGACCCTGAAGCAGCTGCGTGACGGTGCCATCGGAGATGTGATCTCCGCCAATGTGTACTGGAACGGTGGCGCCATCTGGTACCGCGACCGCATGAAGGACATGACGGAGATGCAGTTCCAGGTGCACAACTGGTACCACTTCAACTGGCTGTGCGGCGACCACATCTGCGAACAGCATGTGCACAATCTGGACGTGGCAAACTGGTTCCTGGATGCCCTCCCCATCAGCGCCTCCGGCATGGGGGGACGCGCCGTGCGCAAGCCTGACCACCAGTCCGAAATCTACGACCACCACGCCGTGGAGTTCCGCTACCCCAATGGGATCGTGGTGAACAGCCAGTGCCGCCAGATCACCGGCTGCGCCAACAGTGTGACCGAGGAGTTTCATGGAACCAAGGGCATTCTGCGCCCGGGCTCCATCGTTGACTACAAAGGCAACACCATCTGGCGCTACCGGGGCAAAAACGATGCCAACCCCTACCAGGTTGAGCACGATGAGCTGCATGCGGCGATTCGCGGCAACAAACCGCTTAACAACGCCTACTACGGCGCAACGAGCAGCTTCACCGCCGTACTCGGTCGCTACGCCACCTACACCGGCAAGGAACAGAAATGGGAGGAAGCACTGGCGACCAACCACCGCACCATGCCAGAGAATCCGACCTGGGACAGCCAGCCCCCCACCCTGCCCGGCCCGAACGGCAACTACCTCGCCCCACAGCCGGGCACCTACAAGATCGTTTGA